One Cottoperca gobio unplaced genomic scaffold, fCotGob3.1 fCotGob3_124arrow_ctg1, whole genome shotgun sequence DNA window includes the following coding sequences:
- the LOC115004532 gene encoding protein-tyrosine kinase 6-like yields MGECLRKTCPCLDTLWKRIFSDKKPPGAEGGGGSGGDGGGGSGGGGDGSSDSGGGETPPSPAPQDKQPECGSMYKALWSFESRHPDELSFHEGDLFSVVTRSGDWWTARRIDKNGCVLDTGVVPKNYLDRAETLQMQPWYFGTMNRIEAQGNLMGAGNDQGAFLIRHSEKDHVGYVLSVRSSCRVKHFKVHNAEQSVFYVENNVQFSCLIDLVEHYCANILYNTGTLRNPCKRRKPSTPDLNHFTVDEWELPKEEFTLEEELGSGFFAEVYRGRWKNHINVAVKILKSDSEMNHREFQREVQILKSLRHRHLISLFAICTASTPYYIITELMEKGSLLSFLRGAEGQKQDIASLVDMAAQVADGMSYLEEQNSIHRDLAARNVLVGEGYLCKVADFGLARVIKEPFYITEDKKIPYKWSAPEAISHGKFSNKSDVWSFGVLLYEIITYGGTPYPAFSNQEAYQQVTNGYRMPTPSNCPDLLYKIMLICWSLDPADRPDFVTLKVKLDSSFYEFE; encoded by the exons ATGGGTGAGTGTCTGCGGAAAACTTGCCCGTGTCTGGACACACTATGGAAGAGGATTTTCAGCGACAAAAAGCCTCCtggagcagaaggaggaggaggaagtggaggtgatggtggaggaggaagtggaggtggaggagacgGCAGTAGTGACAGCGGCGGGGGGGAGACACCACCGAGTCCGGCACCCCAGGACAAACAGCCCGAGTGCGGCTCCATGTACAAGGCGCTCTGGTCGTTTGAATCTCGGCACCCGGATGAGCTGTCTTTCCATGAAGGGGATCTGTTCAGCGTTGTCACGCGCAGCGGGGACTGGTGGACCGCGCGGAGGATCGACAAGAACGGGTGCGTGCTGGACACCGGGGTCGTGCCCAAAAACTACCTGGACAGGGCCGAGACCCTACAAATGCAACC GTGGTATTTTGGGACAATGAACCGCATTGAGGCCCAAGGCAACCTGATGGGAGCAGGAAATGACCAGGGGGCTTTCCTCATCCGACACAGCGAGAAAGACCACGTCGGATACGTTCTGTCAG TGAGGTCCAGCTGTCGGGTGAAGCATTTCAAGGTGCACAACGCAGAGCAGAGTGTTTTCTACGTGGAGAACAACGTCCAGTTCAGCTGTCTGATCGACCTGGTGGAGCACTACTGCGCCAACATCCTGTACAACACCGGCACGCTGAGAAACCCGTGCAAGAGG AGGAAGCCCAGCACCCCAGATTTGAACCATTTCACGGTGGACGAGTGGGAGCTCCCGAAGGAGGAGTTCacgctggaggaggagctgggcAGCGGCTTCTTCGCTGAAGTCTACCGGGGACGCTGGAAAAACCACATTAATGTCGCCGTCAAGATCCTCAAAAGCG ACTCGGAGATGAACCACCGGGAATTTCAGAGGGAGGTTCAGATCCTGAAGAGTCTCCGCCATCGTCACCTCATCTCTCTGTTCGCCATCTGCACGGCCTCGACGCCGTACTACATCATCACCGAGCTGATGGAGAAAGGCAGCCTGCTCAGCTTCCTCAGAG GTGCAGAGGGGCAGAAACAAGACATCGCGTCGCTCGTCGACATGGCTGCCCAGGTGGCTGATGGGATGTCGTACCTGGAGGAGCAGAACAGCATCCACAGAGATTTGGCGGCTCGAAACGTCCTGGTGGGGGAGGGCTACCTCTGTAAGGTGGCCGACTTCGGACTGGCCAGAGTGATCAAG GAGCCGTTTTACATCACAGAAGATAAAAAGATTCCCTACAAGTGGAGCGCTCCCGAGGCCATCAGCCACGGGAAGTTCTCCAACAAGTCGGACGTCTGGTCTTTTGGTGTCTTGCTCTATGAGATCATCACCTATGGAGGCACTCCTTACCCAG CCTTCAGCAACCAGGAAGCGTACCAGCAGGTGACCAACGGGTACAGGATGCCAACTCCGTCCAATTGTCCCGACTTGCTCTACAAAATCATGCTGATCTGTTGGAGCCTCGATCCCGCGGACAGGCCAGACTTCGTGACCCTCAAGGTCAAACTGGACAGCAGCTTCTACGAGTTTGAGTGA